From Monomorium pharaonis isolate MP-MQ-018 chromosome 9, ASM1337386v2, whole genome shotgun sequence, the proteins below share one genomic window:
- the LOC105840291 gene encoding uncharacterized protein LOC105840291: protein MPHVLLNKINELSILRALESGQYLSMAFRSWDLYEFPLLQRTTKHSWAIKTATQLKKPGYVVFALQAGRKNIMLEDTSRFDHCKLTNVKLYLNSQCYPYGRGDMNLDFDKNRSSILYDTYVRFCKTYYGYDFFKPNQTVANFRQKSPFVIIDCSRQNKSVKSATVDVRIEFECKENVPASITAYCLIIHDHVVYVQSRSVQSIDQCCAQYYLSRDGTLLRLYKNLHTEVDRSRLNNNSHVCTNVC, encoded by the coding sequence ATGCCGCACGTGCTGCTGAACAAGATAAATGAACTATCGATACTGCGTGCTCTGGAAAGTGGGCAATACCTCAGCATGGCTTTTCGCTCGTGGGATCTGTACGAGTTTCCGCTATTGCAGCGCACGACTAAACATTCGTGGGCCATTAAGACTGCTACTCAGCTCAAGAAGCCGGGGTACGTCGTCTTCGCTCTGCAGGCTGGTCGGAAGAACATCATGCTCGAAGATACGAGCCGATTTGATCATTGCAAACTGACGAACGTAAAACTGTATCTAAACTCGCAATGTTATCCGTACGGCCGCGGCGATATGAATCTggattttgataaaaacagATCGTCGATTCTCTACGACACATACGTACGTTTCTGTAAAACTTATTATGGATACGATTTTTTCAAGCCGAATCAAACTGTCGCGAATTTTCGGCAAAAAAGTCCGTTTGTGATTATCGATTGCTCTCGACAAAATAAATCGGTCAAGAGCGCAACCGTGGACGTGCGCATAGAATTCGAGTGTAAAGAGAACGTGCCCGCGAGTATCACCGCGTACTGCCTCATCATACACGATCATGTGGTGTATGTACAATCGCGATCAGTACAATCCATTGACCAATGTTGTGCGCAATATTACTTAAGTCGCGACGGCACACTTTTAagactatataaaaatttacatactgAAGTTGACCGCAGTCGGCTCAATAATAACAGTCATGTCTGTACCAATGTTTGTTAA
- the LOC118647415 gene encoding uncharacterized protein LOC118647415: MTSDHFKMWLEEAYFPNIGSNSVLLIDSWTGHCPNIISDLTPLDKHITTMIIPKGTTEKIQLLDVYGFRIWKNFAKKFSDIVLLLECDINLHERNNIIKLQSLIHNQLSSPRYRNLFKYSWFKSGYTNKRLQEFKNPVEFSLDDTSTTCDIEGCNNAAIVKCSWCRKSLCLKHFFVEYHYCNEYNE; encoded by the exons ATGACATcag atcattttaaaatgtgGTTAGAAGAAGCTTATTTTCCAAACATTGGTTCTAATAGCGTTCTTCTTATCGATTCATGGACCGGACATTGTCCCAATATCATTTCGGATTTAACACCTCTAGATAAACATATTACTACTATGATTATACCGAAAGGTACTACAGAAAAAATACAACTATTAGATGTTTACGGATTTagaatttggaaaaattttgctaaaaaattttcagatatagttttattattggaatgtgatataaatttgcatgaacgaaataatataataaaattgcaatcttTGATACATAATCAATTGTCATCCCCGCGATATcgtaacttatttaaatattcgtgGTTTAAAAGTGGTTATACCAACAAAAGACTACAGGAATTTAAAAATCCAGTAGAATTTAGTTTGGATGATACTTCAACAACATGTGATATCGAAGGTTGCAATAATGCAGCTATAGTAAAATGTTCATGGTGCAGAAAatcattatgtttaaaacatttcttcgtTGAGTATCATTATTGCAATGAGTATAATGAGTAA